From a region of the Corallococcus coralloides DSM 2259 genome:
- a CDS encoding alpha-amylase family glycosyl hydrolase produces the protein MLQGLVALCLAGCATAPTPTKPATESAATQPATPAAPAPASEPVKEAAPAQPAPASAQAPATKEPARPWADEVLYFVVVDRFADGDPSNNEKGDVKEAGTFHGGDLKGLTSKLEELSSLGVTALWVTPLLKQIPGFVTGSGFPDWGYHGYWADDFHALDPRFGTEEDFKALVDAAHARGIRVLLDVVYNHPGYNSRYLKDHPDWLRSEEKGTCGSDDLTSCVAGLPDFKTERPEVAKYLLDAQIDWAKRSGVDGFRLDTVKHVSHDFWKEHRRRTRAEISPDFFLLGELWGGDVEGLAPYFTPDEMDAGFDFAFQGNALGFVQGRGRTVAFDRYLQSRSKVTPGHHLSHFLSSHDVDGALHQLQGNVPLFRLAATLQLTTTGIPVIYYGEEVGRAGGDWPQNRSDMPWGKQAVKPGAGKKRDEALREYYKRLIAIRRAHPALSRGTHAPLSTEGDVYVFQRRDEASGDTVVVAVNRGKTKGTASVPWPEGWTGVGEVEDLLNGGRTKAGATLDLALPPLSARILGRVP, from the coding sequence ATGCTCCAGGGACTTGTCGCCCTGTGTCTGGCGGGGTGCGCCACGGCCCCCACCCCGACGAAGCCCGCGACGGAGTCCGCCGCGACACAGCCCGCCACGCCGGCGGCGCCCGCTCCCGCCTCCGAACCCGTGAAGGAGGCCGCGCCCGCGCAGCCCGCTCCGGCTTCCGCCCAGGCTCCGGCGACGAAGGAGCCCGCGCGGCCCTGGGCGGACGAGGTGCTGTACTTCGTGGTGGTGGATCGCTTCGCGGACGGCGACCCCTCGAACAACGAGAAGGGCGACGTGAAGGAGGCGGGCACCTTCCACGGCGGTGACCTGAAGGGGCTCACCTCGAAGCTGGAGGAGCTGTCGTCGCTGGGCGTGACGGCGCTGTGGGTGACGCCGCTCCTGAAGCAGATCCCCGGCTTCGTCACCGGCTCCGGCTTCCCGGACTGGGGCTACCACGGCTACTGGGCGGACGACTTCCACGCGTTGGATCCGCGCTTCGGCACGGAAGAGGACTTCAAGGCGCTGGTGGACGCGGCACACGCGCGCGGCATCCGCGTGCTGCTGGACGTCGTCTACAACCACCCGGGCTACAACTCGCGCTACCTGAAGGACCACCCGGACTGGCTGCGCTCGGAAGAGAAGGGCACCTGCGGCTCGGATGACCTGACGTCGTGCGTGGCGGGCCTGCCGGACTTCAAGACGGAGCGCCCGGAGGTGGCGAAGTACCTGCTGGACGCGCAGATCGACTGGGCGAAGCGCTCCGGCGTGGACGGCTTCCGGCTGGACACCGTGAAGCACGTGTCCCACGACTTCTGGAAGGAGCACCGCCGCCGCACGCGCGCGGAGATCTCCCCGGACTTCTTCCTGCTGGGCGAGCTGTGGGGCGGCGACGTGGAGGGGTTGGCGCCGTACTTCACCCCGGACGAGATGGACGCCGGGTTCGACTTCGCCTTCCAGGGCAACGCGCTGGGCTTCGTCCAGGGCCGTGGCCGCACGGTGGCGTTCGACCGCTACCTCCAGTCTCGCTCGAAGGTGACGCCGGGTCACCACCTGTCGCACTTCCTGTCGTCGCACGACGTGGACGGGGCGCTGCACCAGCTGCAGGGCAACGTGCCCCTCTTCCGCCTGGCCGCCACGCTGCAGCTCACCACGACCGGCATCCCCGTCATCTACTACGGCGAGGAAGTGGGCCGCGCGGGCGGTGACTGGCCGCAGAACCGCAGCGACATGCCGTGGGGCAAGCAGGCGGTGAAGCCTGGCGCGGGAAAGAAACGCGACGAGGCATTGCGCGAGTATTACAAGCGCCTCATCGCCATCCGCCGCGCACACCCGGCCCTGTCGCGGGGCACGCACGCGCCGCTCTCCACCGAAGGCGACGTGTATGTCTTCCAGCGGCGCGACGAAGCGTCCGGCGACACGGTGGTGGTGGCGGTGAACCGCGGCAAGACGAAGGGCACGGCTTCCGTGCCGTGGCCGGAAGGTTGGACGGGCGTCGGCGAGGTGGAGGATCTGCTGAACGGAGGGCGGACGAAGGCTGGCGCCACGCTGGACCTGGCGCTTCCGCCGCTGTCCGCGCGCATCCTCGGACGCGTGCCGTGA
- a CDS encoding extracellular solute-binding protein gives MTHLRTLLAALCLCAVGLLPVPSFAATELVLWHAYRAEEKAALEKVVAEYNKANEGKVKVTTLAVPYDAYADKISATVPRGKGPDLFIFAQDRLGGWIEAGNTVEPIDFFLDDATKKRFIPTTMEAMTYRGTAYGLPLNYKVITLIYNKKLVPTPPKTSGEMVTMAKKLTDAKAGRFGLAYAYNDFYYHAAVMNGFGGGVFDAKNAPTMNSPANVKSVEQVLKWKNKDGILPAEPSSALITSLFNEGKAAMVFSGPWFLGEVAKGVDYGLARLPTLDENKGTPMKPWMTVEGVYVAAPSKNKEAAYDFAKFLTDAGPGKTLALEGRQSPANQAVYQDAKVSADPLLKAMKDQVDVAVPMPNLPEMSMVWTPATSAMNTVFKNTATPKAALDAAQKSVAKDVAGLRKK, from the coding sequence ATGACGCACCTGCGAACGTTGCTCGCGGCCCTCTGTCTGTGCGCAGTCGGCCTGTTGCCCGTCCCGTCCTTCGCCGCCACGGAGCTGGTGCTCTGGCACGCCTACCGCGCGGAGGAGAAGGCCGCGCTGGAGAAGGTGGTCGCCGAGTACAACAAGGCCAACGAGGGCAAGGTCAAGGTCACCACGCTGGCGGTGCCCTACGATGCCTACGCGGACAAGATCAGCGCCACCGTGCCGCGCGGCAAGGGCCCGGACCTCTTCATCTTCGCGCAGGACCGCCTGGGCGGCTGGATTGAAGCGGGCAACACGGTGGAGCCCATCGACTTCTTCCTGGATGACGCGACGAAGAAGCGCTTCATCCCCACGACGATGGAGGCGATGACCTACCGCGGGACGGCGTACGGCCTGCCGCTGAACTACAAGGTCATCACGCTCATCTACAACAAGAAGCTGGTCCCCACGCCGCCCAAGACGTCCGGCGAGATGGTGACGATGGCCAAGAAGCTCACCGACGCGAAGGCGGGCCGCTTCGGGCTCGCCTACGCGTACAACGACTTCTACTACCACGCGGCGGTGATGAACGGCTTCGGCGGCGGCGTGTTCGACGCGAAGAACGCCCCCACGATGAACTCGCCCGCCAACGTGAAGTCGGTGGAGCAGGTCCTCAAGTGGAAGAACAAGGACGGCATCCTCCCCGCGGAGCCGTCCAGCGCGCTCATCACCTCGCTCTTCAACGAGGGCAAGGCCGCGATGGTGTTCTCCGGCCCGTGGTTCCTGGGCGAGGTGGCGAAGGGCGTGGACTACGGCCTGGCCCGGCTGCCCACGCTGGATGAGAACAAGGGCACGCCGATGAAGCCCTGGATGACGGTGGAGGGCGTGTACGTGGCCGCTCCGTCGAAGAACAAGGAAGCGGCGTACGACTTCGCCAAGTTCCTCACCGACGCGGGCCCCGGCAAGACGCTGGCCCTGGAGGGCCGCCAGAGCCCCGCCAACCAGGCGGTGTACCAGGACGCGAAGGTGTCCGCGGATCCGCTGCTCAAGGCGATGAAGGACCAGGTGGACGTGGCGGTGCCCATGCCCAACCTGCCGGAGATGTCCATGGTCTGGACCCCGGCGACCAGCGCGATGAACACCGTGTTCAAGAACACCGCCACCCCCAAGGCGGCGTTGGACGCGGCCCAGAAGAGCGTGGCGAAGGACGTCGCCGGCCTGCGCAAGAAGTAA
- a CDS encoding ABC transporter ATP-binding protein, producing the protein MAGVSFKDVAKRYGDVSVIEGLNLDIRDHEFMVLVGPSGCGKSTALRMIAGLEEISGGTISIGERAVNALPPKDRDVSMVFQNYALYPHMSVRQNLEFGLKIRKTPKPEMDKLVDEAAEILGITHLLDRKPKALSGGQRQRVALGRAIVRKPAVFLFDEPLSNLDAKLRVQMRSEIKKLQHRLQVTSVYVTHDQIEAMTMGHRIAVMKDGKLQQLGTPLEVYEKPVNVFVAQFIGTPPINMLTATLDADGASLTGDGFKLPVPQKLRAATAGKGGRKVKVGLRPDNVLPAGTAARGESAPAEARVELVEPLGNELIVHARLGENPLVFRLPPQATPEPGAALPVTVELESLHLFDAESELRLSV; encoded by the coding sequence ATGGCCGGCGTGTCGTTCAAGGACGTGGCGAAGCGGTACGGAGACGTGTCGGTCATCGAGGGGCTCAACCTCGATATCCGCGACCATGAGTTCATGGTCCTCGTGGGGCCGTCCGGTTGCGGCAAGTCCACGGCACTCCGGATGATCGCCGGCCTGGAGGAGATTTCCGGAGGCACCATCTCCATCGGTGAGCGCGCGGTGAACGCGCTGCCGCCGAAGGACCGGGACGTCTCCATGGTGTTCCAGAACTACGCGCTCTACCCGCACATGTCCGTGCGGCAGAACCTGGAGTTCGGCCTCAAGATCCGCAAGACGCCCAAGCCGGAGATGGACAAGCTGGTGGACGAGGCGGCGGAGATCCTGGGCATCACGCACCTGTTGGACCGCAAGCCCAAGGCGCTGTCCGGCGGCCAGCGTCAGCGCGTGGCCCTGGGCCGCGCCATCGTGCGCAAGCCGGCGGTGTTCCTCTTCGACGAGCCGCTCTCCAACCTGGACGCGAAGCTGCGCGTGCAGATGCGCTCGGAGATCAAGAAGCTGCAGCACCGGCTCCAGGTCACGTCCGTCTACGTCACGCACGACCAGATCGAAGCGATGACCATGGGCCACCGCATCGCGGTGATGAAGGACGGCAAGCTCCAGCAGCTGGGCACCCCGCTGGAGGTCTACGAGAAGCCGGTCAACGTGTTCGTGGCGCAGTTCATCGGCACGCCGCCCATCAACATGCTCACCGCCACGCTGGACGCGGACGGCGCGTCGCTCACCGGTGACGGCTTCAAGCTGCCGGTGCCGCAGAAGCTGCGCGCGGCGACGGCGGGCAAGGGTGGCCGCAAGGTGAAGGTGGGCCTGCGCCCGGACAACGTCCTGCCCGCGGGCACCGCCGCGCGCGGTGAGTCCGCGCCCGCGGAGGCGCGCGTGGAGCTGGTGGAGCCGCTGGGCAACGAGCTCATCGTGCACGCCCGCCTGGGAGAGAACCCGCTGGTCTTCCGCCTGCCGCCCCAGGCCACCCCGGAGCCGGGCGCCGCCCTTCCCGTGACGGTGGAGCTGGAGTCCCTGCATCTCTTCGACGCTGAATCCGAGCTTCGGCTTTCCGTTTGA
- a CDS encoding helix-hairpin-helix domain-containing protein, producing MRRLGSALLAVSMLVGCGAGSEAGTSPESGSTTPSAEQQQQAPILTTTNVDVAIECSGILEFANTASYSLLDRYLPSNVVTNIVNRRATAPFTSLADLSTVPLVGPARLKQLEGGARTMDFIDADCVGILDGIAISRDDQTAIVALVNSIDDSELHDVLPDAWNGAVNLLNTRPFTTAQQIADTAGIGDVSFRNIRNSATLSRPLEALFAAVNAIPSNGSYGATTLRHFDWWNIASENHYYRDDKTCFGLEPTSVPYGAAIRPNLADAAEVRAAVQNAVAYVNGNNLIPASVRSAGFANLDALTQGRSFKGCIITYENDPWSRNTVHIYVDTVTGFSVMTETWWAE from the coding sequence ATGCGTCGTCTTGGCTCAGCCCTTCTCGCCGTGAGCATGCTCGTGGGTTGCGGTGCCGGTTCCGAAGCTGGAACCTCCCCCGAGTCCGGCTCCACCACCCCGTCCGCCGAGCAGCAGCAGCAGGCCCCCATCCTCACGACGACGAACGTCGACGTGGCCATCGAGTGCTCCGGCATCCTCGAGTTCGCGAACACGGCGTCGTACTCGCTCCTCGACCGCTACCTGCCCAGCAACGTGGTCACCAACATCGTGAACCGCCGCGCCACCGCGCCGTTCACGTCGCTGGCGGACCTGTCCACCGTGCCGCTCGTCGGCCCGGCCCGGCTCAAGCAGCTGGAGGGCGGCGCCCGCACGATGGACTTCATCGACGCGGACTGTGTCGGCATCCTGGATGGCATCGCCATCTCCCGTGACGACCAGACCGCCATCGTCGCGCTGGTGAACAGCATCGACGACTCGGAACTGCACGACGTCCTGCCGGACGCGTGGAACGGCGCCGTCAACCTGCTCAACACGCGCCCCTTCACCACCGCGCAGCAGATCGCTGACACGGCGGGCATCGGTGACGTGAGCTTCCGCAACATCCGCAACTCCGCCACCCTGAGCCGCCCCCTGGAGGCGCTCTTCGCCGCGGTGAACGCCATCCCCAGCAACGGCTCCTACGGCGCCACCACCCTGCGCCACTTCGACTGGTGGAACATCGCGTCCGAAAACCACTACTACCGCGATGACAAGACGTGTTTCGGCCTGGAGCCCACCAGCGTCCCCTACGGCGCCGCCATCCGCCCGAACCTGGCCGACGCCGCCGAAGTGCGTGCCGCCGTCCAGAACGCCGTCGCCTACGTCAACGGCAACAACCTCATCCCCGCCTCGGTCCGCTCCGCGGGCTTCGCGAACCTGGACGCGCTGACCCAGGGCCGCTCCTTCAAGGGCTGCATCATCACCTACGAGAACGACCCCTGGAGCCGCAACACCGTCCACATCTACGTGGACACCGTGACCGGCTTCAGCGTGATGACCGAGACCTGGTGGGCGGAGTAG
- the pulA gene encoding pullulanase-type alpha-1,6-glucosidase, producing the protein MTRALALGGLLATLVPLSALAAPTSVTVIGDLQTGAGCAANNDPTCAQTALTYDTDDDKWQGTFSVPAGTWHFKVALDGSLAQTYGGPGGADVVLTNPSAGAVKFYFDANTHYVTSSRSGTIATVAGTLQKELGCLDDWKPDCLRTMMQDPDGDGIYTFTTKALKAGNYECKVALDEQWATAYPGGNAAFAVETDNQEMIFTFDSGASKKVTIRAAGAPAGDLLLARAHWISRDTVVWTPEVAAPAGTVFKLHTAPTGGMTLSSTGVQGGTSVTLTVDPAGLTAAQAERFKNLQGRTVLKLAEADVANAATWLKGQVSVSATNAEGVMLDATSVQFAGVLDDLDTYDGALGATFENGIPTLRLWAPTAKSVNLLLFADGNPTSTFTRVPMTAGDKGVWSATGDASWNNRFFLYEVEVYARKEGKVVTNRVTDPYSVALSINSELSQIVDLADPALAPQGWSTLAKPALEAPEDIVLYELHARDFSINDLTVPENERGTFKAFTRDSDGMKHLTRLAKAGLTHVHLLPVFDIATINEDRAGQQHPQGDLVSLPPDSDQQQAAVKAVADLDGFNWGYDPFHYTVPEGSYSTNAQGTTRTVEFREMVQSLNQHGLRVVMDVVYNHTNSAGQDAKSVLDRIVPGYYHRLNDDGNVEMSTCCQNTASENAMMEKLLIDSVVTWAKAYKVDGFRFDLMGHHLKSNMVKLRATLDGLTVEKDGVDGKAIYVYGEGWDFGEVQNNARGTNATQANMAGTGIGAFNDRLRDGARGGGPFSGLQEQGFITGLLSDPNGIDQGTEPKLKEKLLRYSDWIRVGLAGNLKDYSLVDYTGATVTGEGVDYNGAKAGYTLDPQEVINYVSAHDNETLFDAVQLKARRDLPMAERVRMHNLGISLVALGQGIPFFHAGDELLRSKSLDRNSYNSGDWFNKVDWTYQSNNWGVGLPPAADNQGNWALFGPLLADPALKPADADILRARDHFEELLTIRKSSRLFRLRTGDEVKQLVHFENTGPDQIPGLIVMAMQDHGTNAEGQRAIVLFNGTDDAQTFKADGYKSLKLKLHPVLQTSTDPVVRTSAYDSATGGFTVPARSTAVFVTDDAVEPQDPDESDGCNCQSTVPGPLGATSLLMLCGLALKLRRRRA; encoded by the coding sequence ATGACGCGAGCGCTCGCGTTAGGCGGGCTCCTGGCCACGCTCGTGCCGCTGTCGGCGCTGGCGGCGCCCACGTCGGTGACTGTCATTGGCGACCTGCAGACGGGCGCCGGCTGTGCCGCCAACAACGACCCCACCTGCGCGCAGACGGCGCTGACGTACGACACGGACGACGACAAGTGGCAGGGCACGTTCAGCGTCCCGGCGGGCACCTGGCACTTCAAGGTCGCGCTGGACGGGTCGCTGGCGCAGACGTACGGCGGCCCGGGCGGCGCGGACGTGGTGCTGACCAACCCGTCGGCGGGCGCGGTGAAGTTCTACTTCGACGCGAACACGCACTACGTGACGAGCAGCCGCTCCGGCACCATCGCCACGGTGGCGGGCACGCTCCAGAAGGAGCTGGGCTGTCTGGATGACTGGAAGCCGGACTGCCTGCGCACGATGATGCAGGATCCGGACGGCGACGGCATCTACACCTTCACCACGAAGGCCCTGAAGGCGGGCAACTACGAGTGCAAGGTCGCGCTCGATGAGCAGTGGGCCACCGCCTACCCCGGCGGCAACGCGGCGTTCGCGGTGGAGACGGACAACCAGGAGATGATCTTCACCTTCGACTCCGGTGCCTCCAAGAAGGTGACCATCCGCGCCGCGGGCGCCCCCGCGGGCGACCTGCTGCTGGCGCGGGCGCACTGGATTTCGCGCGACACCGTGGTGTGGACCCCGGAGGTCGCGGCGCCCGCTGGCACGGTGTTCAAGCTGCACACGGCGCCCACGGGCGGCATGACGCTGAGCAGCACCGGCGTGCAGGGCGGCACCTCCGTGACGCTGACGGTGGATCCCGCGGGCCTCACCGCCGCGCAGGCGGAGCGCTTCAAGAACCTCCAGGGCCGCACGGTGCTGAAGCTGGCAGAGGCGGACGTGGCCAACGCGGCCACGTGGCTCAAGGGCCAGGTGTCCGTGTCCGCGACGAACGCGGAGGGCGTGATGCTGGACGCCACCAGCGTGCAGTTCGCGGGCGTGCTGGACGACCTGGACACGTATGACGGCGCGCTGGGCGCGACGTTCGAGAACGGCATCCCCACGCTGCGCCTGTGGGCCCCCACGGCGAAGAGCGTGAACCTGCTGCTGTTCGCGGACGGCAACCCCACGTCCACCTTCACCCGCGTGCCCATGACGGCCGGAGACAAGGGCGTCTGGAGCGCCACGGGCGACGCGTCGTGGAACAACCGCTTCTTCCTCTACGAGGTGGAGGTCTACGCCCGCAAGGAGGGCAAGGTCGTCACCAACCGCGTCACCGACCCGTACTCGGTGGCCCTCTCCATCAACAGCGAGCTGAGCCAGATTGTCGACCTGGCGGACCCCGCGCTCGCGCCGCAGGGCTGGAGCACGCTGGCGAAGCCCGCGCTGGAGGCCCCGGAGGACATCGTCCTCTACGAGCTGCACGCGCGCGACTTCAGCATCAACGACCTGACGGTGCCGGAGAACGAGCGCGGCACGTTCAAGGCGTTCACGCGGGACTCGGACGGCATGAAGCACCTGACCCGGCTGGCGAAGGCGGGCCTCACGCACGTGCACCTGCTGCCGGTGTTCGACATCGCGACCATCAACGAGGACCGCGCGGGGCAGCAGCACCCCCAGGGCGACCTGGTGTCGCTGCCGCCGGACTCCGACCAGCAGCAGGCGGCCGTGAAGGCCGTGGCGGACCTGGACGGCTTCAACTGGGGCTATGACCCGTTCCACTACACGGTGCCGGAGGGCAGCTACTCCACCAACGCGCAGGGCACGACGCGCACGGTGGAGTTCCGGGAGATGGTGCAGTCGCTCAACCAGCACGGCCTGCGCGTGGTGATGGACGTGGTCTACAACCACACCAACTCCGCCGGTCAGGACGCCAAGAGCGTGCTGGACCGCATCGTCCCCGGCTACTACCACCGCCTCAACGACGACGGGAACGTGGAGATGAGCACCTGCTGCCAGAACACCGCGTCGGAGAACGCGATGATGGAGAAGCTGCTCATCGACTCCGTGGTGACGTGGGCCAAGGCTTACAAGGTGGACGGCTTCCGCTTCGACCTGATGGGCCACCACCTGAAGTCCAACATGGTGAAGCTGCGCGCCACGCTGGACGGGCTCACCGTGGAGAAGGACGGCGTGGACGGCAAGGCCATCTACGTCTACGGCGAGGGCTGGGACTTCGGCGAGGTGCAGAACAACGCGCGCGGCACCAACGCCACGCAGGCCAACATGGCGGGCACGGGCATTGGCGCGTTCAACGACCGCCTGCGCGACGGTGCTCGCGGCGGTGGCCCCTTCAGCGGCCTGCAGGAGCAGGGCTTCATCACGGGCCTCCTGTCCGACCCGAACGGCATCGACCAGGGCACGGAGCCAAAGCTGAAGGAGAAGCTCCTGCGCTACAGCGATTGGATCCGCGTGGGCCTCGCCGGCAACCTGAAGGACTACTCGCTGGTGGACTACACCGGCGCGACCGTCACGGGTGAAGGGGTGGACTACAACGGGGCCAAGGCGGGCTACACGTTGGATCCGCAGGAGGTCATCAACTACGTCTCCGCGCACGACAACGAGACGCTGTTCGACGCGGTGCAGTTGAAGGCGCGGCGCGATCTGCCCATGGCGGAGCGCGTGCGCATGCACAACCTGGGCATCTCGCTGGTGGCGCTGGGCCAGGGCATCCCGTTCTTCCACGCGGGCGACGAGCTCCTGCGCTCCAAGTCCCTGGACCGCAACAGCTACAACTCCGGTGACTGGTTCAACAAGGTGGACTGGACCTACCAGTCCAACAACTGGGGCGTGGGCCTGCCCCCGGCCGCGGACAACCAGGGCAACTGGGCGCTCTTCGGGCCGCTGCTGGCGGACCCGGCCCTCAAGCCGGCGGACGCGGACATCCTCCGGGCGCGCGACCACTTCGAGGAGCTGCTGACCATCCGCAAGAGCTCGCGGCTGTTCCGCCTGCGCACCGGTGACGAGGTGAAGCAGTTGGTGCACTTCGAGAACACCGGTCCGGACCAGATTCCGGGCCTCATCGTGATGGCCATGCAGGACCACGGCACGAACGCGGAGGGCCAACGCGCCATCGTGCTGTTCAACGGCACGGACGACGCGCAGACGTTCAAGGCGGACGGGTACAAGTCCCTGAAGCTCAAGCTGCACCCGGTGCTGCAGACGTCCACGGACCCGGTGGTGCGCACGTCCGCGTACGACTCGGCGACGGGCGGCTTCACGGTGCCTGCGCGCAGCACCGCCGTGTTCGTCACCGACGACGCGGTGGAGCCGCAGGATCCGGATGAATCCGACGGCTGCAACTGCCAGAGCACGGTGCCCGGTCCACTGGGCGCCACCAGCCTGCTGATGCTCTGCGGCCTGGCGCTGAAGCTGCGCCGCCGCCGCGCTTAA
- the map gene encoding type I methionyl aminopeptidase, with protein MTTATPRTAPAVLPGPNDACWCGSGSKYKKCHRGADTVEARKKGGDTNRKGIRPGIVSPRRVVPLTIGRPDYADSVAGRPSRSRNEPDVKTPDVIARMRRACQAAAQVLVETAQHVRVGITTDELDAIAHEAYLKRGGYPSTLNYHKFPKSLCTSVNEVICHGIPDSRALEDGDIVNLDITIYLDGVHGDCSATYLVGNVEPQHQRLVQVAKECLDLGIAAVKPGRPISDIGRAVEAHAVKNGTSVVRAYCGHGIGETFHTALQIPHYYEAEATTIMQPGMIFTVEPMINQGHWDHRTWNDDWTVVTADGMRSAQFEHTLLVTDTGAEILTVP; from the coding sequence ATGACCACCGCCACCCCCCGAACCGCCCCCGCCGTCCTCCCCGGGCCCAATGATGCCTGCTGGTGCGGCAGTGGCTCCAAGTACAAGAAGTGCCACCGCGGCGCGGACACCGTGGAGGCCCGCAAGAAGGGCGGCGACACCAACCGCAAGGGCATCCGCCCGGGCATCGTCAGCCCCCGCCGCGTGGTGCCGCTCACCATCGGCCGGCCGGACTACGCGGACTCCGTGGCCGGCCGTCCCTCGCGCTCGCGCAACGAGCCGGACGTGAAGACGCCGGACGTCATCGCCCGCATGCGCCGCGCCTGCCAGGCCGCCGCCCAGGTGCTGGTGGAGACCGCGCAGCACGTGCGCGTGGGCATCACCACGGACGAACTGGACGCCATCGCGCACGAGGCCTACCTCAAGCGCGGCGGCTACCCCAGCACGCTGAACTACCACAAGTTCCCCAAGTCGCTCTGCACCTCCGTCAACGAGGTCATCTGCCACGGCATCCCCGACAGCCGCGCGCTGGAGGACGGCGACATCGTCAACCTGGACATCACCATCTACCTGGATGGCGTCCACGGCGACTGCTCGGCCACGTACCTGGTGGGCAACGTGGAGCCCCAGCACCAGCGCCTGGTCCAGGTCGCGAAGGAGTGCCTGGACCTCGGCATCGCCGCGGTGAAGCCGGGCCGGCCCATCAGCGACATTGGCCGCGCGGTGGAGGCCCACGCCGTGAAGAACGGCACCAGCGTGGTGCGCGCCTACTGCGGCCACGGCATCGGTGAGACCTTCCACACCGCGCTCCAGATTCCGCACTACTACGAGGCGGAGGCCACCACCATCATGCAGCCCGGGATGATCTTCACCGTGGAGCCCATGATCAACCAGGGCCACTGGGACCACCGCACGTGGAACGACGACTGGACCGTCGTCACCGCGGACGGCATGCGCAGCGCCCAGTTCGAGCACACCCTGCTCGTCACCGACACGGGCGCGGAGATCCTCACCGTCCCCTGA